CCCTACCGCGCCGAGAACCAGCATTACGTTTGTATGGTTAATAACCAATAAAACGTTCGCGATAGAATCAGTTATTGCAAAGACATCCATTATGCTCAGTAGGTTAATACTTTATTTTGATCTACCCAACGCACGATATTATCAATAGTCCACACCTCTTCGTTGCCATCGATTTCTGTTTTAACCGTATCGCCCACCTTTTTAGAAAGAAGGCTTTGGCCTAAAGGTGTTTTGTAAGAAAGAATATCCTCTTCAGGCTTACTATCCCAAGCACCCAAAATAGCATATTCATGCTTTTTACCAGAAGACTTCTGGGTGAGTGTTACAACAGAGCCGATTTCAACTTGCTTGCCGGTGGCATCTTCAAAGTCTGTGACAACTGCGCGAGAAAGCTCTGATTCCAAATGGGCTTTTCGTGCCAATAAGGTATCCTGATCCTGGCGAGCCATTTTGTACTCGGCATTTTCACGAAGGTCACCATGCTCTCTGGCTTCGGCGATGGCCAATTTGTTTTCAGGAATTTTTTGGCTAACCAAAACTTCGTACTCTTTTTTACGAGCCTGGAAACTTGCGTCTGAGACGACCAGTTTCTCACTTTCTTGTACTTGAGAAGCATCCCCTGCGACAAGATTTTGGATATTTGGAAATATCTTGATAAAACGAGCTAATAGGGATTTTTTAGAAAGTTCCTCAAATCCTTGATTGAGCAATAACATTTGAGCTAAATCTTGAGCCACTTCGTAGTTTGCTTCTGAAAGCAAGTCCGGAATAAGTTCCTGATCGTCTGAAAGAATGTCCCCCAAAAGAATACGGCGATGACCTGTTTGCTGAAGCGCTTCGTTATCGATCGCGTGGAAGATAGCGGTTAAGAGCCTTGCATTAATGAGGCCCTTGGTAAGCTTTTGGAAACGTCGCGTATTGCGATTTTTAACCATCCAGTGAAGCACAGGTCCCTTGAGGGCTTGTTCGTTTAACCATTTCTGGAAAGACTCCGCCACCAAGTCACCATAGCCACGCTCCATTAGGAAAACGATACACTCGTTGGTGAACTTGCCACTACTGTTACGCAGTAAATTAAGGGTTACCGTATTCCAATCATCCGGGTAAACACGGCTGATGAGGTCAAGGAAGCGTTTAAAATAGGAAGAAGGCAATTCTTCCGCCAATTCTGATAAATTGTCTGTTTCTTTAATAATGGAAGTAGATGTCGGCTCTAAAACCTCAACATCTTCGCACAAGTGGCGACCCAAGTCATTACGCACCCATACGCCATGCAAGCGCTCGGCTTGATTGAGCTTTTTGGCCATTTTAACGGCTTCAGTAAGGTCATCAAGAATTTGCGGCAAGTCATTCGCAATCTCTTCTACGCTATCGGAAAGTTGGTATAATTTTTCGGCGAGGAGGATCTTCTTCTTAGGGTGTTTATTAGCATAAAACTCTTCAAGAATTTCTTGCTCTGAGGTTAAAGGTTCATCACGCAAGATGTATGGATCGTTCTTTTTAACAGGAACGGCAACACGAGGGTCACGAACGAGAAGTTTCTTGGTGACATTCCACCATTTGCGAAAACGAGTCGCCCCTAAAAGACGCGTTAAAAAGCGCTCTAGCTCTGTCTGGAACATTGTGCCTTCCGGAGAAGCTGAAAGTACTTCCACGACTAGCTCAACGGGCTGTTTCTTGATCATTTCTTCAATGACCTCCGGCTCCTTACATTGACGGACAAGTAAATTATCATTTTCCAGCATTTCGAGTTTATCAACACAGAAAGCAGGATCCATTGGATGGGATTGTTTTCCACCCTCAAAATCGATGATCAGTTTGCCACTAACCTCATCATAATCTCTGATTTCACCAAAGCCCCAGCTTCGATGGATACAATAATTGCCTCTCTCCATTTTTTCAAGAACGTGTCTCACGCTCTTTAGTTTTGGTTTTTTTTGGATGAGCCGATCGATCGCTTCTTTATTCATAGTGATTAATGTGTTATAATGCGTCTAAAATTTTGAAAAAATGAAATATAAATGTGATAAAAGTCAACTTCCCTGGGCATTAGCCATAGATTTATGCAAAAAATACATCAAAAAACCTAGAAAGGCTGATTACTTATTAGAAGAACTCGTAAAAAATCATAATGTCGAGGCGCGCAGGAACAGTCAATTCCTTTTTTTGGGAGCCTTACGCCACTGGTCTTTGATCCACAACGTCTTAGAGCCCCTTTATACAAAGCAACCGAATTTAGGGCTAAGGGCGTTACTGATTATAGGTTTATTTGAAATCTTTGAGAAACCAGAAGATGCCCCGAAAATCATCCATTTCGCGGTGGATTTTGCGAAACATAACCTGAGCGTAGGAGAGTCTCGCTTTGTAAATGCGGTTTTGCGTAAAGCATCGATTCGTCTGGCAGAAGTTAAGGAGTTGGCAGAAGCGGGCTCACTAAACGAATTAGCCCTTTGCTATAGCCATCCCGTATGGTTAATTAAACGCTGGGAAAAGGAGTTTGGCATAGAGATAACAAAAAATTATCTCAAGTGGAATCAACTTCCGCCTGCGATATATGCACGAGCACGCAATCATGTGCCCCTTCCCGTAGATCTATTTGAGAAAACGCCTTGGGACGATTTTTATCGCTACACGGGAAAAGACTGGAGCAAAGTGGAAGCCCTCTTAGCGCAAGGCGACATTTACATACAAGATCCTTCGACTCAAATTTCACCTAAGCTACTCACTCTTAAAAAAGGTATGCATATGCTGGATCTTTGTGCTGCTCCCGGAGGTAAGAGCCTTTTATTGGCAGATGAACTGGCCAAGGCAGGCGGCGGCATGCTTGCGTCTGTGGATCTCCCCAATAAACGTTTTACTCTTTTAAAAGAAAATTTACTCAAAGCACCGGAAAATGTTACGAGCCAAATCATCGGTTGCGATGTGTTTGAATTAACAGAAGCTGTGCTAAGCGAAAATAATGTCCCTGAGCTTTTTGATGCAGTTTTACTCGATGTGCCTTGCTCGAACACCGGGGTTATTAGACGGCGCCCCGATATCAAAGAGCGCTTGACTGAAAATGATTTCACGCAACTTCCCGAATTGCAGCAAAAGCTGTTGCAGCAAGCAGCTCGATTTGTTCGGCCCGGAGGTCAATTAGTCTATAGCACCTGCAGTATCGATGAAGCAGAAAACGAAGCGGTAGTAAAGGTCTTCCTCGCGGAAAATCCGACCTTTGAGCTAAAAGAAACAAAATTAATTTATCCGTGGGAAGAAAATAGAGATGGCGCAGGCGCTTTCTTGTTAGCGCGCAAAGAATAGTTAGCCTAAACAGGATCAATCTCTCGTTTTCTTATTTCCGTGGATAATATTGTAAAGCTGCTTAATTGCGCGGCGCAAGTCGTTTGCCTGTTCACTTAAACCACTAGAAGCGTTTGCTGCCTGCTCTGCGTTCGAAGCCGTTTGATTCGTAATTTTATCCATCTCGATCACCGCGGACTTCACTTGGTTTGTTCCCTGGCTTTGCTCCTGTGACGATTCCGCAACTTGAACGACATTCGCATTCACTTCATTGACCGTTTTCACGATCGCTTCCAGATTTTCGTTTACCTGTTCGCAAATCTTATTACCCTTGTCCGCACTAAGCCTGGCCTTATCGATTAAGCGACTTGTATTCTGTGCTGCTTCTGTACAGCGTTGCGCAAGGCTGCGCACCTCATCGGCAACAACCGCAAAACCAAGCCCTGCCTCACCGGCGCGAGCCGCTTCAACGGCAGCATTGAGCGCAAGTATATTTGTTTGGAAAGCAATTTCTTCAATTGTCTTAATCACTTGAGCAACATTATCACTAGAGTTTCGAATTTCCACCATCGCCTCAGACATTTCACGCATAGACTCGTGGCCTAAAGCAGCCGAGCTCTTCGCTTGTCCTGAAAGCTCTTTTGCCTTGTGGGCATTTGCGGCATTCGATTCCGTAAGTGACGTGATTTGTTCTAACGAGGCGCTTGTTTCCTCCAAAGAAGCTGCCTGCTCACTCGCGCCTTCCGCAAGCGAATGGCTGACCGCAGAAATCTTTTGTGATGCCTTGGCTGTCTCCTCTGAAGTACGGTTACAAAGATCGATAGACTTAAGAAGCGGTTTAATAATTGACTCCCGAATCAACCAATAAAAGGCACCTGTTACAAACAATACAACTAAACCTAACCACAAAGCAGAATTCCTGAAACCGGCGCGCACAACCCTTTCTACGTTTTTTATAGGCGAAGATAAAATAAACGCGCCATGCATTTCTCCCGCACGCCAATCCTCCATCTGAAAACCTAAGAAATCTTTGCCATCGCCCGTTGGGCTATTCATTGGACTGCCATGGCATTCCAAGCATTCCGGTGATAAGATAATAGGCCTTGCGTAGACAATCATGCCCCTTTCCTCATCTACTTCAAAAAATTCTGTATGCCCACTACCATCCTTAAAGTAATCCAGTATTTTGCTTTCGAACGCATTGGGTTCATTTGCCGGATTGCGTGCTTGGTTACGAACCACGCGAAACACCAGATCCTGCTTTTCAGCAACCTCAGCAAGAGCCTTAATTGCGGCAATAATTGGAATGGTGCTGAAAATTGTTGCCTCTCGAAAATCATCGACCTCGTTCAATTCCTCTAACAAGCGCTCTCTTGCAAATGCGTTCTTTCGCCCCAACCACGCGGCATTTTCCCGTACGGTTTCGGCTTCTATTACGATGGACTGCATTTCGCGTTTGGCAAGTTGAATGCCTTGTTCTCTAATGCTGTAACGTTGTACAAACAAACTGACACTCGCTGCAACGAGAATTGCTGCAATAACAGAGAGCAATATCTTTGTTCCAATTTTCATAAGGGGCCGGGGTAGAATATTGTGTGACAGCCAACACTGCCATCACACCTTACTTATGATACGGAATAATGCCCTTGTAAATATTATTTTAAAAAAAATCTACTAATCCTGGCGTACACTTACGGAAATTTCTTCATTTTCCTCTGGCAAGGTAACGCCTTGTCTCAAGGTCATTTTTTTAGGTTCAGGAACAAAGAAAATCATAAACACCGGCAAAATGAGTAATCCGGCGGCAAATAGATAAGTTTCTCTTGCTCCAAAGTAAAAGAACAATAACGCAGCCGTTACAGGTCCAAGCACTCTTGCCAAGGAACCCGCCGAGCGAAATAAGCCGAGATATCGCCCTTGATTTCTTTCATCGCTAAACAAAGATACCAATGCGGAGAGGCTAGGCGTAACCAAGCCTACGGAAAGGGCAAGAAATGCGCACCCCAGGAAGAACAGGTTTTCGGAATGGGTTAGCGAAATAATAAGAAAGGAAATTAAGCCGGATACATTTCCGATTAATGCCAGATTTTTTTCGCCAAATGGGGCTGCCAGCTTCCTCACCAAAAAACCTTGCACGAAAACGAGCACAAATCCTATATAAACAAATAAATAGCCATTTGCCTTTGGGCTATAGCCAAAGCGCTCTGATGCCAAAAAGGGCAAAGTAAACTCCATACCGCTGAAAACAATAATATAGCAAAGATAAATTTTATTCGTCAAACGGATTGGGCGCGTGCCCTGGACGAACATCCCCAGAATTCTGTCTTTCCAAGTAAGAACATCGCTCTGGCCTCGTTGGCTCTCTTCCAGCGTTTCAGGAAATTTAGTCATGATCCAGATCAAATTCAAGACGCATAAGGCGCACGCAATCAAAGCTGGCATTGAAAACGGGGAAACACCGTAAGCTCCTAATGAAGGAAAATACTGTAGGAAATTAAATTGGGAAGAGATGCCCCCAATCGCTGGCCCTAAAATAAAACCGAGCCCAAACGCAGCACCAATAATACCCATTCCCTTCGCGCGATCTGCACGTGTTGTTATATCCGCCATGGCTGCGGTGCTGACGGCAAGATTGCCTGCCATTATACCCGCCAGTGCTCGAGAGATTATAAATAACTCAAAGGTACCGGCAAAAAACCATATAATATAACTTAAGCCTGTTCCAATGATTGTGACGAGCAAGATGGGGCGTCTGCCAAAACGATCCGATAACCGCCCCCAAAAGGGTGCAAACAGAAATTGACCGAGGGCGTATAAAGCGCCCAACATACAACCGAAGAAGACTTGGGTGATGTGAACCGGGTTTTCATGTCCGATGAGCTTTGCCATCTCCTCAGAAAATCTTATCCACGCAGTCAACATTGACGATCCGCCCGTACTCTGGGAGAGCTCAACATAGTGCTGCATGATGGCAGGACCCAGCGGCAAAATAATCGCAAACCCCGCTAAATTAAGAAATATGTTTAAGAAAAGAACCATGGTTCTTTTCCTATTGATCTTTTTGATGTCGGGTGTGTTGGTCATTATCGTGCGAGTTTTGCTTTAAAGGCATTCAGTACATTTTCAGGCACAAGTTTCTCTACGCGCTCGGGAGAAAAGCGGGCAACTGATTTGATCAAAGTAGAGCTGGTAAAAAAGTAATCGTGACTGGGCATTAAATAAATGGTTTCGACACTTTCGTCCATTTGACGGTTCATTTGAGCCATTTGGAATTCAAATTCGAAGTCAGAAACGGCTCGCATGCCCCGTATTAAGGCGATTGCTCCGATCCTCCTGGCCAAGTCTACCGTTAAGCCCTCAAATCCGATCACTTCAACGTTTTTAAAAT
The genomic region above belongs to Verrucomicrobia bacterium CG1_02_43_26 and contains:
- a CDS encoding transcription elongation factor GreAB — protein: MNKEAIDRLIQKKPKLKSVRHVLEKMERGNYCIHRSWGFGEIRDYDEVSGKLIIDFEGGKQSHPMDPAFCVDKLEMLENDNLLVRQCKEPEVIEEMIKKQPVELVVEVLSASPEGTMFQTELERFLTRLLGATRFRKWWNVTKKLLVRDPRVAVPVKKNDPYILRDEPLTSEQEILEEFYANKHPKKKILLAEKLYQLSDSVEEIANDLPQILDDLTEAVKMAKKLNQAERLHGVWVRNDLGRHLCEDVEVLEPTSTSIIKETDNLSELAEELPSSYFKRFLDLISRVYPDDWNTVTLNLLRNSSGKFTNECIVFLMERGYGDLVAESFQKWLNEQALKGPVLHWMVKNRNTRRFQKLTKGLINARLLTAIFHAIDNEALQQTGHRRILLGDILSDDQELIPDLLSEANYEVAQDLAQMLLLNQGFEELSKKSLLARFIKIFPNIQNLVAGDASQVQESEKLVVSDASFQARKKEYEVLVSQKIPENKLAIAEAREHGDLRENAEYKMARQDQDTLLARKAHLESELSRAVVTDFEDATGKQVEIGSVVTLTQKSSGKKHEYAILGAWDSKPEEDILSYKTPLGQSLLSKKVGDTVKTEIDGNEEVWTIDNIVRWVDQNKVLTY
- a CDS encoding pantetheine-phosphate adenylyltransferase → MRKAIYPGTFDPITKGHLDVLGRACHLFDEVVLAIANNSQKTPFFTKEERLELAKENVKDFKNVEVIGFEGLTVDLARRIGAIALIRGMRAVSDFEFEFQMAQMNRQMDESVETIYLMPSHDYFFTSSTLIKSVARFSPERVEKLVPENVLNAFKAKLAR